The region AGTCGGCTAAGTACCACTACACCATCATCGACGCCCCGGGGCACAAGGACTTCGTCAAGAACATGATTACGGGCGCAAGCCAGGCTGATGCAGCTACTCTGGTCATTTCGGTGAAAGACGGAGTCCAGCCCCAGACAAAGGAGCACGCGTTCCTCGCGAAGGTGCTCGGAATCAACCAGCTCATAGTGAACATGAGCAAGATGGACGCGGTGAATTACGACCAGGCCAAATACAACGAAATCAAGGCAGAAGTCGAGAAACTGCTCAAAGGGATGGGGTACAAGATGGAAAACGTGCAGTGGGTAGCGGCTTCCTCTTACATGGGGGACAACATCACGAAGAAATCCCCGAACATGCCGTGGTACACCGGCCCGACTCTGCTCGAGGCCCTAGACAAGATAACGCTTCCTCCGAAGCCGGTGGACAAGCCGCTCAGGCTCCCGGTGCAGGACGTATTCACCATCACCGGGCACGGAACAGTGCCTGTGGGAAGGGTGGAAACAGGAAAACTCCAGCTCAACACGCCAGTCATTTTCATGCCTTCGGGTGCGAAGGGGGAAGTGAAGAAGATCGAGATGCACCACCAGGAACTCCAGCAGGCAGGACCTGGCGACAACGTCGGATTCAACGTGAAGGGCGTGGAGAAGAAGGATATCAAGAGAGGGGAGGTCGTCGGGCCGGCAAACAGCCCGCCCAAGGTGGCTGCTGAATACACTGCGCAAATTGTGGTGCTCAACCACCCGACCGCGATTTCGGTCGGATACACACCGGTTATACACATACACACGACGCACTTCGCAGGGAAATTCACCGAGCTTGTGGAGAAGAAGGACCCGAAGACCGGCCAGCCGGTTCCGGGAAAGCCTGATTTCCTCAAGACCGGGGACGTCGCGGTGGTGAAGATACAGCCGCTCAAGCCCATAGTGGTGGAGAAGTTCTCGGACTTCCCGCCGCTCGGAAGGTTCGCAATCAGGGACATGGGCCAGACTGTTGCCGCGGGAATAGTTCTCGACGTTACGGAGAAGAAACAGTGAGTCCATGGCAAGCAAGGTAAAAATAACGCTCAGCGGCGAGAAGCCGAAAAACATCGTGGGAGTGGTAACCCAGATAAAGGAGCTCGCGAAGAACTTCGGAATGAAGATTCGCGGGCCGGTTCCCATGCCCAGGAAGGTTCTGGGCATAACCACAAGGAGGACTCCGTGCGGGGACGGGAGCGACACGTACGAGCACTGGCAGAAGAGGATATCCAAAAGAGTTCTTTACGTCGAAGCGGACGAGAAGAGCATCAGGAACATCCTAAGGATAAAGGTGCCAGATGATGTTTTCGTGAAAATCTCCTTAAGCTGAATTTTCCCTTTTTTATCTTATTTTCATCTTTATCTTGTGCTATTCAGGATTTTCTTTTTATTTCCTCATTGCTAATGTTTCGTCCACCAGGCGCTCTATGCGCTTTTTCACGTCCTCATTCTTCAGGTTTCCATTTTCGAAATCGGCGTCGCTCGCGAAAACCGCGCGGGGGTTGCATATTATGCCGAAATAGTGCATCAGTGCGACCAGCTGGCTGCGCACGAGCTGTGAACTTCCCGGGTTGCTGGACTTTATCATGAAGCCCGCGATTCTTCCCTCCATTGATTTGTAATTCACGAATTCGAAAAGGTTCTTTATCCCGGATGAAAAGACCGCGTCGTAAATCGGGCTTCCTATGAGCAGCACGTCGCTGCTTTCAACCATTTTCACAACTTCAAGGGTTTCTTTCTTGTACTGGACTTCGCTCGCGTAGCCGGAAAAATGCTCCATCCCAAAAACTGAGTTTGGTAAACCACCACTTGCGATGTCTGCAGACGGTTTTTGGGATGCATCGCCGAATGA is a window of Candidatus Micrarchaeia archaeon DNA encoding:
- the tuf gene encoding translation elongation factor EF-1 subunit alpha, translated to MAAKEHANIVFIGHVDAGKSTTVGRLLYETGAISEQALNKLKDEAAKVGKATFEFAFVMDELKEERERGVTIDISHREFESAKYHYTIIDAPGHKDFVKNMITGASQADAATLVISVKDGVQPQTKEHAFLAKVLGINQLIVNMSKMDAVNYDQAKYNEIKAEVEKLLKGMGYKMENVQWVAASSYMGDNITKKSPNMPWYTGPTLLEALDKITLPPKPVDKPLRLPVQDVFTITGHGTVPVGRVETGKLQLNTPVIFMPSGAKGEVKKIEMHHQELQQAGPGDNVGFNVKGVEKKDIKRGEVVGPANSPPKVAAEYTAQIVVLNHPTAISVGYTPVIHIHTTHFAGKFTELVEKKDPKTGQPVPGKPDFLKTGDVAVVKIQPLKPIVVEKFSDFPPLGRFAIRDMGQTVAAGIVLDVTEKKQ
- the rpsJ gene encoding 30S ribosomal protein S10; translation: MASKVKITLSGEKPKNIVGVVTQIKELAKNFGMKIRGPVPMPRKVLGITTRRTPCGDGSDTYEHWQKRISKRVLYVEADEKSIRNILRIKVPDDVFVKISLS
- a CDS encoding NADPH-dependent FMN reductase, translating into MKVLIICGSLRVNSLTRKLTDIAFDYARTKYGREHEIAYLDLGKTPMVIAEDSFGDASQKPSADIASGGLPNSVFGMEHFSGYASEVQYKKETLEVVKMVESSDVLLIGSPIYDAVFSSGIKNLFEFVNYKSMEGRIAGFMIKSSNPGSSQLVRSQLVALMHYFGIICNPRAVFASDADFENGNLKNEDVKKRIERLVDETLAMRK